Genomic DNA from Streptomyces venezuelae:
GGAGGCGACGGAGCTGGTGCGCGACGCCGCCGCACCCCTGCTGTTCGACCACTCCCGGCGCGTGTTCCTGTGGGGGTCGCTGCGGGGCCGGGAACAGGGACTGAGCTACGACCCGGAGCTGCTCTACGTGGGAGCGATGTTCCACGACCTGGGGCTGACCGAGCGCTTCCGCCGCACCGACCAGCGCTTCGAGATCGACGGCGCGGACGAGGCCCGCCGCTTCCTGCACGGGCACGGCATCACGGACGAGCGGGCGGACCGCGTCTGGACGGCGATCGCCCTGCACACCACCCCCGAGATCCCGCTCCACATGGCGCCCGAGGTCGCTCTGTTGACCCGCGGCGTGGAACTGGACGTCCTGGGGATCGGGTACGACGCCGTCACGGACGAGGAGCGCGCGACCGTGGTCGCGGCGCACCCGCGCCCGGACTTCAAGAACCGCATCGTCGCCGCGTTCGCCGACGGCATCAAGGACCGCCCGCGGACCGCCTTCGGCAACGTCAAGGCGGATGTGCTGGCCCACTGCGTCCCCGGCTTCGAGCGCGGTGACTTCGTGGAGGTCATCAAGGGCTCCGACTGGCCGGAGTGACGGACGGCGGGCCTTCGTGCGGGGGCGGGCGCAGCAGGTCAGGCCGCGCCGTCGACGGGCAGCCCGTTCCGCCGCACGTCATCGGCCATGCGGTGCGCCGCTCCCGCGCAGCCCGCCGCCGCGGGCTGCGCGGCCGTCCGTACCAGTCCCGCGTACGCGCAGCGCAGCGCGACCAGCGACTCCTGGGCGTCGCGGTAGGCGTCCGCGTCCGCCCCGCGCCGGTGCGCCAGGGTCCTGACAGCCGCGCTGCGACGGTCGAGGGTGGACAGCCACGCGCGGTGCCGGGCGGCGAGATGCCGGCGCTGCTGGCACCGGCTGCCGGTTCCCATGCGGCCGCCCATGCCGAGAACGGCGTCCGCGGCGAGCAGCACCGGCGGTTCCAGCGCCTCCCGCGCGGCCAGTGAGGCGAGCACCGCGCACTGCTGCCCGGTCGCCGGTGCGAGGACCAACCTGGCCGCGCAGGAACGGAGTTGGCCGTGCAGGGCGTGCTGGATGCGGGTCATGCGGCGCAGCGCGACGGAGACGGACCGGTCGGCGGGGGACCGGCCCGCCAGCGTCTCGGCGAGCCGGAACAGCCAGACCCCGTGGGCCTCCAGACGCACCGTGGCCAGCATGAGCCGGTCCAGGCGGGACAGCGGCCGGTCCGCGGCCGACCAGCGCACGATCGGCACGAGGGATTCGGTGCGGGCCAGTTGGTCGACCGGCACGGCCCGGCCCGGTTTGCGCAGCGGCGCCCAGTTGAAGAGCGCCAGGGTGGGCAGCCCGACGAGCCGGGAGTAGTCACTGCGGTGGGCGAGGGACGTCCACAGGGCGAGGAACTGCTCGTTCGCCACACGCGTGGCCTTGGTGGACGCCGGGTCGAGCTCGGTCCATCCGCAGGCCGCCACGATCACCGCCAGTCGCGTCGCCGCGGCTCTGGCACGGTGTTCCGACAGCCGTGCGACACGGTGACGCAACGAGGGCAGGGCGGATGCCCGGCAGGCCTCTGCCACGAGGAGGCGTGCCTCCTCCCGGCACGGTGCGGCGGCGGTCGCGTGGGCCAGCGCGTCCAGATCCGTCCAGCCTCCGGCGAGGTGGAGAGCCGGGAGCCGGTGCGGCAGGAAGCCGTGGACAAGCGGGTTGTCCGAGTCCGGGAGGGAAGTCATCGGGGCACCCTTTCTCACGGGACGGATGATCTTCGGGTACACCTTGATCGTCACAGTCCGGCACGCTCGATCGCCTCGCCAAAGGTCCCTGATGCAGAGGCCTTTGGGCCCCTGGGCAGGTGCGGGGCCCGGCTCTTCCCCTGAGCGGCCTGAACGTCCCTTCAGCTCCGCAGCCTTCCGGTATGTGATATTTGCACCGTGAAGATCCTGGTCATCGAAGACGAGCACGCACTCGCCGACACCCTGCGCCGGGCCATCTCGTCGGACGGTCACTGGGTGGACGTCGCCCACGACGGGCACACCGGCCTCGACCTCGCGCTGACCGGTGGCT
This window encodes:
- a CDS encoding HD domain-containing protein; its protein translation is MSETIAGIRIPDSALAKEATELVRDAAAPLLFDHSRRVFLWGSLRGREQGLSYDPELLYVGAMFHDLGLTERFRRTDQRFEIDGADEARRFLHGHGITDERADRVWTAIALHTTPEIPLHMAPEVALLTRGVELDVLGIGYDAVTDEERATVVAAHPRPDFKNRIVAAFADGIKDRPRTAFGNVKADVLAHCVPGFERGDFVEVIKGSDWPE